The Brassica napus cultivar Da-Ae chromosome C7, Da-Ae, whole genome shotgun sequence genome has a segment encoding these proteins:
- the LOC106411168 gene encoding probable transcriptional regulator SLK1 — protein MNKATFAGAIESSFSLTDALTMQRNGGINNPRIPTSPMSFSNNNINVPGSLVLDGSASMQQGGQGSVPMRESPSYSHVDKKPKLEVKQEDMLQQQVLQQYIQRQDPGGRNPQLQALLHQQRMRQQQQILQSMSPSQRLQLQQQQQLLRQQQGAQQIPPSVRPFEPGVCARKLMMYLYHLQQRPAENCITYWRKFVAEYFSPRAKQRLCLSQYESAGHHALGMVSQAAPDMWQCDLCGTKSGKGFEATFDVLARLNEIKFASGIIDEFLYLDLPRENRFSNGLMMLEYRKAVQETVHEQFRVIREGHLRIIFSQDLKILSWEFCARRHEELLLRRLIAPQVNQLLQVALKCQSTISESGSEGVSKQDLQSNSNMVLGAGRQLAKFMELQSLNDLGYPKRYIRTLQISEVVKSMKDLMNFTGEQKIGPIEGLKRLFEQTAAVKLQRRKEMEQLGNSGAIMNASSQAQMALTQGTMNGLTGNNNHPQIVGRGAMNGSAQAAAALTNYQSMLMRQNAMNNPNSKQEGFSSQSQSPSSSSHQRQNFAKGGFSSSPQMQQQQQQQRTMNGAPNTLQQNPSHRLLQPPHSHGNNQEQQMLHQMLQQMSENGANVQQQQAFSGQSGGNSNAERNPTASTSNISGGGGRVPSRNNSFKSASNSNLHLTEDIPPITELPHDFSADDFFNNSDIYGSL, from the exons ATGAACAAAGCAACGTTCGCAGGAGCTATAGAATCTAGTTTCTCATTGACTGATGCTCTAACTATGCAGAGGAACGGAGGCATCAATAATCCGCGTATCCCAACATCACCAATGTCCTTCTCGAATAATAACATTAACGTTCCAGGCTCCTTGGTTCTTGATGGGTCTGCTTCAATGCAGCAAGGAGGACAAGGTTCAGTTCCAATGAGGGAAAGCCCAAGTTATTCCCACGTGGACAAGAAGCCCAAGCTAGAGGTTAAGCAAGAGGACATGCTGCAGCAGCAGGTTTTACAGCAGTACATCCAGCGTCAGGACCCGGGGGGAAGGAACCCGCAGCTGCAAGCTTTGCTTCACCAGCAGAGGATGAGGCAACAGCAGCAGATTCTTCAATCCATGTCACCCTCTCAGAGACTCCAACTCCAGCAACAGCAGCAGTTGTTGAGACAGCAGCAAGGCGCTCAGCAGATCCCTCCTAGCGTACGTCCTTTTGAACCTGGCGTCTGTGCAAGGAAACTGATGATGTACTTGTATCATCTACAGCAACGACCTGCT gagaATTGCATTACTTATTGGAGAAAATTCGTGGCTGAGTACTTCTCACCTCGTGCAAAGCAAAGGTTGTGCTTGTCACAGTACGAAAGTGCTGGCCACCATGCGCTTGGCATGGTTTCACAGGCAGCTCCG GATATGTGGCAGTGTGATCTTTGTGGCACCAAGTCTGGAAAAGGATTTG AGGCAACGTTCGATGTGCTTGCAAGACtaaatgaaatcaaatttgCTAGTGGCATCATTGATGAATTCTTATATCTGGACCTTCCACGAGAAAACAGATTTTCCAATGGACTGATGATGTTAGAATATAGAAAAGCAGTTCAGGAAACTGTACATGAGCAGTTTCGTGTTATCCGTGAGGGCCATCTTCGCATCATATTCTCTCAAGATTTGAAG ATACTTTCTTGGGAGTTCTGTGCTCGGCGTCATGAAGAGCTTCTCCTCCGCAGACTTATTGCTCCACAG GTGAACCAGTTGCTTCAGGTTGCACTGAAATGCCAGAGCACAATCTCGGAGAGTGGGTCAGAGGGAGTTTCTAAGCAGGATTTACAGTCAAACAGTAACAT GGTCTTGGGAGCAGGACGGCAGCTGGCAAAGTTCATGGAATTACAGTCTCTGAATGATCTTGGCTATCCAAAAAGATATATCAGAACTCTACAG ATATCTGAAGTTGTCAAGAGCATGAAGGATCTGATGAACTTCACTGGCGAGCAAAAAATCGGCCCTATTG AGGGGTTGAAACGGCTTTTTGAACAGACAGCGGCAGTAAAGCTCCAGAGACGGAAAGAGATGGAGCAGTTAGGTAATAGTGGAGCTATAATGAATGCGTCATCTCAAGCTCAGATGGCATTGACACAAGGAACGATGAACGGCCTAACTGGGAACAACAATCACCCTCAAATTGTCGGTCGTGGAGCTATGAATGGCTCAGCTCAAGCCGCAGCAGCTCTGACCAACTACCAGAGCATGCTCATGAGGCAAAATGCTATGAACAACCCAAACTCAAAACAAGAGGGGTTCTCTAGTCAGAGCCAGAGTCCATCTTCCTCGTCTCATCAGAGGCAGAACTTTGCCAAAGGTGGGTTTTCCAGCTCTCCCCAGATGCAACAGCAACAGCAGCAGCAGCGCACCATGAATGGCGCTCCCAACACGCTTCAACAGAATCCTTCTCATCGTTTGCTGCAACCACCACATTCACATGGTAACAATCAGGAGCAGCAGATGCTTCACCAGATGTTGCAGCAGATGTCTGAAAACGGAGCAAATGTGCAACAGCAACAAGCCTTTTCAGGTCAAAGTGGTGGCAATAGTAATGCAGAGAGGAACCCAACTGCCTCTACTTCAAACATCTCAGGAGGAGGAGGCCGTGTTCCAAGCCGCAACAACAGTTTCAAATCAGCTTCAAACAGCAACCTTCATTTAACAGAAGATATACCACCTATTACAGAACTACCTCATGATTTCTCAGCAGACGACTTCTTCAACAACAGCGATATTTATGGCAGCTTGTAA
- the LOC106411169 gene encoding probable transcriptional regulator SLK1 gives MGENHYYHADKKKARLEEAEQDDMLHYNQYQDPTGGQDLQLQAWTRQQNQFLQSMTLPQQQYIQHQDPTVRNPQLQALFLRHRLRQQQQQQQQQLRRLLLLQQQIPPNVCPFGGGMCAHRKFMMFLHHIKQRPEDNCITFWREFVAEYFSPRAKQRLCFSQYNGAGHMLGTLPQGMWQCNLCGTKSGKGFEATFDVLARLFEIKFASGFVNELLSLEDPRECRVPSGVIVLEYRKLVQTIEYEECRVVHEGPFRIIFSQDLKILRWEFCARRHEEFLPRRLIAPKVNQLLQVAQKCTISESGSEGVAQQDLQTNSNMVLGAGRQLAKFMELQPLNDLGYPKRYFRALQTYEVVKSMKALMDFTENHNIGPIEGWKRLSEQTETMRLQRQRMQEMEHLWNSGAMNRSAQAQMDGLTGNNNHHHSSAQAAAALTNNQSMLMRLNAMNNPYSDTGAQEGFSSSQHPTPNLNQSPYWSHQRQNLATGGFLSSPQMQQQQQRTMHGTLNTFQQTHFPEDATEIPVDFSDDNFNDSDK, from the exons ATGGGGGAAAACCATTATTACCATGCGGATAAGAAGAAGGCCAGGTTAGAAGAAGCTGAGCAAGACGACATGCTGCACTACAATCAGTATCAGGACCCCACGGGGGGACAAGATCTGCAGTTGCAAGCTTGGACGAGGCAACAGAACCAGTTTCTTCAATCTATGACTCTTCCACAACAGCAGTACATCCAGCACCAGGACCCCACCGTAAGGAATCCGCAGTTGCAAGCTTTGTTTCTCCGGCACAGGCTGAGGCAGCAACAgcaacagcagcagcagcagctgaGACGGCTACTACTACTGCAACAACAGATCCCTCCTAATGTATGTCCTTTTGGAGGTGGTATGTGCGCTCATCGGAAATTTATGATGTTCTTGCATCACATAAAGCAACGACCTGAG gataATTGCATTACCTTTTGGAGGGAATTCGTGGCTGAATACTTCTCACCTCGTGCAAAGCAAAGGTTGTGCTTTTCACAGTACAATGGTGCTGGGCACATGCTTGGCACCTTACCCCAG GGTATGTGGCAGTGTAATCTCTGCGGCACCAAGTCTGGAAAAGGATTTG AGGCAACTTTCGATGTGCTTGCCAGACtatttgaaatcaaatttgCTAGTGGCTTCGTTAACGAGCTCTTATCCCTGGAAGATCCACGAGAATGCAGAGTTCCCAGTGGAGTGATTGTATTAGAATATAGAAAACTAGTTCAGACAATTGAATATGAGGAGTGTCGTGTTGTTCATGAGGGCCCTTTTCGGATCATATTCTCTCAAGATTTAAAG ATCCTGCGTTGGGAGTTTTGTGCTCGGCGTCATGAAGAGTTTCTTCCCCGCAGACTTATTGCTCCCAAG GTGAACCAGTTGCTTCAGGTTGCACAGAAATGCACGATTTCGGAAAGTGGGTCAGAGGGAGTTGCTCAGCAGGATTTACAAACAAACAGTAACAT GGTCTTGGGAGCTGGACGGCAGCTGGCAAAGTTCATGGAGTTGCAGCCTCTGAATGATCTTGGTTATCCGAAAAGATATTTCAGAGCTCTACAG ACATATGAAGTTGTCAAGAGCATGAAGGCTCTGATGGATTTCACAGAGAACCACAACATTGGCCCTATCG AGGGGTGGAAGCGGCTTTCGGAACAGACAGAGACAATGAGGCTCCAGAGACAGAGAATGCAAGAGATGGAGCACTTATGGAATAGTGGAGCTATGAATAGGTCAGCTCAAGCTCAGATGGACGGCCTAACTGGCAACAACAATCACCATCATAGCTCAGCTCAAGCCGCTGCTGCTCTGACCAACAACCAAAGCATGCTTATGAGGCTAAATGCTATGAATAACCCATACTCAGATACGGGCGCCCAAGAGGGATTCTCGTCGAGTCAGCATCCAACCCCAAACTTAAACCAGAGTCCATATTGGTCTCATCAGAGGCAGAACTTAGCAACAGGTGGATTTCTCAGCTCTCCCCAGATGCAACAGCAGCAGCAGCGCACCATGCATGGCACTCTCAACACGTTTCAGCAGACACATTTTCCAGAAGATGCCACAGAAATACCTGTCGATTTCTCAGACGACAACTTCAACGACAGTGATAAGTAG
- the LOC106409676 gene encoding protein phosphatase inhibitor 2-like isoform X1: MTKGRVQWDEANIVEIESNKPVRQKITEPKTPYHPPYPMIDDDGGSLSSRVRSFDNFVEMHRAEELKNDLNDLASSSKIISHISDSGDWTPSEDEAEPIDQNEDDPEGEKNTSFNEHRRVHYDEFRMVKEMRSSGGSFYGEDAEGDDSAKTGKPEATISQNTPGAADAISSGKSSSSST, encoded by the exons ATGACAAA GGGACGTGTACAATGGGATGAAGCTAATATAGTGGAAATTGAATCTAACAAACCTGTTAGGCAGAAGATTACCGAACCAAAGACACCCTATCACCCACCGTACCCCATGATTGATGACGATGGTG GTTCTCTGTCTTCTAGAGTAAGATCGTTTGACAACTTTGTTGAAATGCATCGTGCTGAAGAACTAAAGAATGATCTGAACGATTTAGCTTCTTCCAGTAAAATTATTAGCCACATATCTGATTCTGGTGACTGGACCCCGTCAGAGGATGAAGCAGAACCAATAGATCAAAATGAAGACG ATCCTGAGGGAGAGAAAAACACAAGTTTCAATGAACATAGACGGGTGCACTATGACGAGTTTCGAATGGTAAAGGAGATGAGATCCTCTGGTGGTTCTTTCTATGGTGAAGACGCAGAAGGAGACGATAGTGCCAAAACGGGTAAACCAGAGGCAACAATCTCACAGAACACTCCAGGTGCTGCGGATGCGATATCTTCAGGGAAGTCATCTTCGTCTTCTACTTGA
- the LOC106409676 gene encoding protein phosphatase inhibitor 2-like isoform X2, with translation MTKGRVQWDEANIVEIESNKPVRQKITEPKTPYHPPYPMIDDDGSLSSRVRSFDNFVEMHRAEELKNDLNDLASSSKIISHISDSGDWTPSEDEAEPIDQNEDDPEGEKNTSFNEHRRVHYDEFRMVKEMRSSGGSFYGEDAEGDDSAKTGKPEATISQNTPGAADAISSGKSSSSST, from the exons ATGACAAA GGGACGTGTACAATGGGATGAAGCTAATATAGTGGAAATTGAATCTAACAAACCTGTTAGGCAGAAGATTACCGAACCAAAGACACCCTATCACCCACCGTACCCCATGATTGATGACGATG GTTCTCTGTCTTCTAGAGTAAGATCGTTTGACAACTTTGTTGAAATGCATCGTGCTGAAGAACTAAAGAATGATCTGAACGATTTAGCTTCTTCCAGTAAAATTATTAGCCACATATCTGATTCTGGTGACTGGACCCCGTCAGAGGATGAAGCAGAACCAATAGATCAAAATGAAGACG ATCCTGAGGGAGAGAAAAACACAAGTTTCAATGAACATAGACGGGTGCACTATGACGAGTTTCGAATGGTAAAGGAGATGAGATCCTCTGGTGGTTCTTTCTATGGTGAAGACGCAGAAGGAGACGATAGTGCCAAAACGGGTAAACCAGAGGCAACAATCTCACAGAACACTCCAGGTGCTGCGGATGCGATATCTTCAGGGAAGTCATCTTCGTCTTCTACTTGA